Below is a genomic region from Methanocalculus alkaliphilus.
ATGCCGAAAAGATCGGCAGGACAGCCTCAGAAGCACTTCTCCTGGTCATTTCAAATCCTGTTGATATCATGACAGCGGTCGCTCTGAAGTATTCAAATCTTCCACCACACCGTGTCTTCGGACTTGGAACACATCTCGACTCAATGCGTCTGAAATCCTGTATTGCCGAATTCTTCAATGTGCATGTATCTGAAGTACATACACGGATCATCGGTGAACATGGTGACACAATGGTTCCCCTCTGGTCAGCGACGACAATAGGTGGCATTCAGATTAATAACCTCCCGGCCTTCTCGCACCTTCCAAAGGACAAGATCATGGAACGAGTCAAGACGAGCGGGTCATTGATCATCCGGAGCAAAGGATCAACGGTCTATGGACCGGGAGATGCAATTGCGACGGTCGTCCGGACAATTGTCGAAGATGAACACCGTATCCTTACCGTCTCTGCCTTCATCAAGAAGGAGGTGCATGATATTGGAAGTGTCTGCATCGGCGTTCCGGCACGTATCACACGCGGCGGTGTCTTTCCTGTACCGATAAAACTCCCCGATGACGAGCTGGAGGCTTTCAGAAACTCCACAGAGACGATTCGGAATGTGACACGACAGGTCTTTGAGTCACTCGAAGAGAGAGAATAAAAAAAATTAGATCATCCGGCTGAGATCGACGATCTCTGCAC
It encodes:
- a CDS encoding malate dehydrogenase — protein: MVKVAIIGATGQVGSYAAHAISQIPQIKEVTLFGRDGNQQYLEGLSRDLVDSFAARGTNTRISWSCDEKDLRGSDIIILTSGAARKADQSRLDLAVENGKIVARYAEKIGRTASEALLLVISNPVDIMTAVALKYSNLPPHRVFGLGTHLDSMRLKSCIAEFFNVHVSEVHTRIIGEHGDTMVPLWSATTIGGIQINNLPAFSHLPKDKIMERVKTSGSLIIRSKGSTVYGPGDAIATVVRTIVEDEHRILTVSAFIKKEVHDIGSVCIGVPARITRGGVFPVPIKLPDDELEAFRNSTETIRNVTRQVFESLEERE